The Halobacterium hubeiense genome contains the following window.
CGAGGTCTACAACCCGAAGGCGTCGCCCGTGGTCGTCTCGAACGTCGGCTACGACATCTCGATGAACGACGTGCCGGTCGGGTCCGGCGAACTCGAGGAGACCGAGTCTATCCCGGGGAAGAGCGCCCGCTTGGTGGAGACCCCGACGGTCATCGACAACGAGAACCTCGACGAGTGGTGGGTGACCCACGTCGAGAACGACCAGACGACGGAGCTCCGCATCGAGTTCTACGCCGAACTCGAACTGCCGGGTTCGACGGAGACGGTTCGCGTGCCGCTGGACGAACTGACGTACACGCAGACCATCGAGACCGACATGTTCGGGAACGAGGACGGCTCGGGCGGCGGTGACGGGAGCGGCAACGAGACGGCCGCTGACGGCACGACCACCGCGACCACGACCAGCGACGGTTCGACGACCACCACTGACAGCACGACCACCGACAGCACGACGACTGACGGGACGACTGCGGACGACGGCACCACGAGCGACGACGGGACGACCACCGACGACGGGTTGCTCGCGCGCGGCTCGCTGGCGGCCTGAAGCGCGGTCGCGGTCCGGGGATAGATTTTTACGCGCCGCGTCGCTTCCAGCGAACATGAACCGGAGTACCCAGGCTCCTGGTCGCGTTCTCCGAGGGTGAACAGTCAATCGCCGTCGAGCCCGACGGCACCGAGATTCGCGTCACCGTCGACGGCGACACCATCGAGCTCTCCCGCGAGCACGCCGCCGAACTGCGGGACGCCGTCGGCGACGCGCTGACGAGCCGCGAGGAGTTCTTCCGCACCGCCGCCGTGCACCGCGAGGACGGCAGCTACGTCGTCGAACGCCGCGGCGCCGACTCCACGGGCAACTCCGCCGTCTTCGACAGCTTCGAGGAGGTCCGCCGGCTGTTCGAGCGGCTCCCCGAGACGTTCGGCGCGCAGAACCTCGCGGCGGCCGGCTTCACGGGGTCCCGGCGGCACATGCTCGTGCGGCACTTCGCCGAGCACCCGGCGTTCCCGTGCACGCTGGCCTCGCGGAACCCCCTGCGGGGTGAGAAGACGGACTAGCTGATGGTGGTGTGACTGGACTGCTCGTTGAGCGCGAGGTTCGCCGCGATTTCGGCGTTCCGCATCGCGTACTCGGCGGTGTGCTGGAGGCTCACCAGCACCTCCCGGACTTCGAGGATGTCCTCGTTGTCCATCTCCGGGAGGTCGTCGAGGATGTCGCCCTCGCGGTCGCCCAGTTCCGCGAACAGATCGCGGACCTCGACGGTCGCGTCGTAGTCCCGCGTGACG
Protein-coding sequences here:
- a CDS encoding DUF7528 family protein translates to MRDAVGDALTSREEFFRTAAVHREDGSYVVERRGADSTGNSAVFDSFEEVRRLFERLPETFGAQNLAAAGFTGSRRHMLVRHFAEHPAFPCTLASRNPLRGEKTD